A part of Candidatus Micrarchaeia archaeon genomic DNA contains:
- a CDS encoding DUF92 domain-containing protein: MAVMLDKKGLIASVLMGILTFFFGGSSYLALLLAFLFISVIVTRYEGYDKKEMGIYEYERSWENVLSNGLLPTILAFLGAFLGPMP, from the coding sequence ATGGCGGTAATGCTTGACAAGAAAGGGCTCATCGCGTCCGTGCTCATGGGCATACTGACCTTCTTTTTCGGGGGGAGCAGCTACCTCGCGCTCCTCCTCGCATTCCTCTTCATATCTGTAATAGTCACGCGCTACGAGGGGTATGACAAAAAGGAGATGGGAATATACGAATACGAGCGGAGCTGGGAGAACGTGCTGAGCAACGGCCTGCTCCCCACCATTCTCGCATTCCTCGGCGCGTTCCTGGGCCCGATGCCG